The DNA segment CGATGAAAAAGCTGTTGGCGTATCCTATTCAGTGTGTGTACACCGGGCACGGTGAAGAAGTGTATGAATTAGAAGCGCTTATTGAAAAACGACTCACACGGCAGCATGAGCGGGCGATGACCGTTAAAAACTGGCTGAAAGAAGAGGAACTCACTGTATTTGAAATTTGTCAACGCCTTTTTCCGACTGTCTATCAGCGTGAACTCATGCTAACCATATCAGAAACGGTTGCTCAACTTGACTATTTATCCTCTATCGGCGAAATTAGTAGTAATAATAAACAGCCCGTTCTCTACAAGGCGATCTGAAGAGTGAGTAACGGGAGTAAGCGAGTAGAGGTGTGCATGTGGGAAGAGAACTACTAAAAGAAAAAAATATTGTGATTACCGGTGCATCGGGAGGAATCGGTGCAGAAATCGCTAAGCTTTGTGCGGCACGTGGTGCCAACCTTGTATTACTGGCAAGAAGTTTAGATAAGCTCCAGCAACTTCAATCGGATTTGCAGCAAAAATACCATGTTAGTGTGGATGTTTTCCAACTTGATGTATCTGACACAAAGCAGGTGGAGGAGGTCTTTAAACAGATCTTTGATACAATTGGCCAGATAGATATCCTTGTCAATAATGCAGGCTTCGGCATTTTTCGTGAAGCGCATAAAGCAACAATGGCTGAAATCAAGGGTATGTTTGATGTGAATGTACTGGGGCTGATGGCGTGCACGAACATGGTACTGCCGAAAATGCGGGAGAGGCGCTCCGGTCATATTATCAACATTGCCTCGCAGGCAGGGAAGATTGCTACACCAAAATCAAGTGTATATTCAGCTACTAAGCATGCCGTTCTCGGCTATACGAATGCACTAAGAATGGAACTTGCGGATTACAATGTGCTCGTAACAGCCGTTAATCCAGGGCCAATCGCTACTAATTTTTTTGACATTGCAGATGAACAAGGCACATATGTAAAAAATGTACAGCGCTACATGCTTCAGCCTGAATATGTGGCAAGTAAGGTCGTTGACAGCATGCTAACGAAAACAAGAGAAATCAATTTGCCACGGTGGATGAACATGGGAAGCGTGGTTTATGTTCTTTTTCCACGGTTGTTTGAGCGTCTTGGCAAGCGTGCATTTAACTCAAAATAATTGTAATTCTTCCAGCCTCGATTTGAGGCTTTTTATTTTGCCTAGATTTCACCCAGTTAAGAACTCATAAACTGTGTCATTTATGATTTCATGTAAATCTGCTTTTGGTTCTTCTTCTTTTACAAGCAAAATCCTATTGATCAGATCCTCTAAATCTTTTTCGCCAATAGGCATGGATTCAGTTGAATAATACTGTTTCAGACAGTTTAAGATCATTTTTTTTATCAGCTTTTTTTCCACCAATAACACCTCATCCATTATTATAACGCTTTTTTAGTTAATCCCCATAAGAAAAATTGTCAAAAAATCCCCATTGAATACGAACGCATATTCGCTTATGATTAGGAATATAATAACTGAGAACAGATGTTCGAAAAAATAAGATGTGAGGGAAACTCCATGGTCGATTACAGTACGCTGCCGCAAAATAAAATTTTATGTGTGGACATGAAAAGCTTTTATGCAAGCTGCTCAGCTGTCATGCTTGGCCTCGACCCTTTGGATTGCTATTTAGCTGTTTGTGGTAACAAGGAACGTCAAGGGAGTATAGTACTTGCTGCTTCGCCGCGATTGAAAAAAGAATTTGGGATTAAAACGGGAACGCGAATGTTTGAAATTCCAAATGATCCAAGAATCCAAATTGTTGAGCCCAAGATGGCAACCTATTTACGTATTTCTACAGAAATTTCGCGCGTGTTTAACCGCTATGTACCAAAAGAGGCCATCCATACGTATAGCGTCGATGAAAGTTTCATTAAAGTCGATGGGGCTGATCATTTATGGGGAGATGCTCATACCATTGCTCAAAAAATAAAAGATGATATTGAGCGGGAATTTCAGCTGCCCTGTGCAGTGGGGATTGGCCCCAATATGTTAATGGCAAAGCTTTGTCTTGATCTTGATGCAAAGAAAAAAGGCGTGACAGAGTGGACATATGAGGACGTCCAAACAAAGCTTTGGAAGGTATCACCACTTAGAGAAATGTGGGGTATTGGCAGACGTGTGGAAAAAACATTAAATAGTATGGGGATTTTTACTGTCGGTCAGCTGGCCCGCTATGATTTAGAAAAGCTGGAAAAGAAATTCGGAATTATGGGAAATCAGTTATATTATCATGCCTGGGGAGTCGACCTCTCTGATTTGGGAGCACCCATTATCCAAGGGCAAATTAGCTTCGGAAAAAGCCAAATTCTCTTAAGAGATTATAAAGAGGAAGAGGAGATTAAGGCTGTCATGTTAGAAATATGTGAAGAGGTGGCACGAAGAGCAAGAACACATCGAAAGGCAGGGAGAACGATTAGCCTTGGAGTAGGATACAGTCAAGATGAATTTGGCGGCGGTTTTCATCGTTCAAGAACCATTCATCATCCCACAAATGTAACGATGGAGCTTTACCGTATCTGTCTGGAATTATTTCACGAGCATTATTCAGGAAAGACAGTACGGCAAATTTCTATTGCTATCAGCAACATTGTTGATGACCGTGAGCTGCAGCTTGATCTTTTTGACATGGGTGCCTATAAGAGACGAGAGCTTGGCTATGTGGTTGATGCTGTCCGGAGACGCTTCGGTGCAGGCTCTCTGTTGCGCGCAGTTTCTTATACAGCTGCAGGAACCGCCAAGCATCGTGCCACATTGGTTGGGGGACATAAAATGTAACGAAAGAAGGAGAGCGTATGATTCGCGACCGTGGGAGGATCAAGTGGACGTCGATGATGCTTCCTGAGCATGTGAAATTGCTTAGGGATTGGGTGAAGGAAGATGGATTTGAACAAAAAAGGGAAATGGATGAACAGCAGCTTGAGCTCATGAATGAGACCCTTTCGGAAGCAATCGAGTTTGATCAGTTCGTTACCGTTACTCACTATCGGAATCGAAACTATGAAATTGTCATTGGAAAAATCCATTACTGGGATGAACTGCTGCAAAGACTTCATATCGTTGACCGCTTTGAAGAGATACATCGCATTCCCATAATGAATATTGCCGATATCAGACTGACGGATTTGTGAAAAACAGGCTTTGTTAATTAAATATCTATATTGATATGTAGAAAAATCTGGAGAAGGAAATTATAGAAAAAGTAATCCAGTCTACGTTACCCAAGTAGACTCAGGAAAGGGAGAACGGTCACGTAGAAGCGGTCTACGTTCCCAAGGTTGCTCAGGAAAGAGAGAACGGTCACGTAGAAACGGTCTACGTTACCCAAGTGGACTCAGGAAAGGGAGAACGGT comes from the Neobacillus sp. PS2-9 genome and includes:
- a CDS encoding SDR family oxidoreductase encodes the protein MGRELLKEKNIVITGASGGIGAEIAKLCAARGANLVLLARSLDKLQQLQSDLQQKYHVSVDVFQLDVSDTKQVEEVFKQIFDTIGQIDILVNNAGFGIFREAHKATMAEIKGMFDVNVLGLMACTNMVLPKMRERRSGHIINIASQAGKIATPKSSVYSATKHAVLGYTNALRMELADYNVLVTAVNPGPIATNFFDIADEQGTYVKNVQRYMLQPEYVASKVVDSMLTKTREINLPRWMNMGSVVYVLFPRLFERLGKRAFNSK
- a CDS encoding YqzH family protein gives rise to the protein MEKKLIKKMILNCLKQYYSTESMPIGEKDLEDLINRILLVKEEEPKADLHEIINDTVYEFLTG
- a CDS encoding UV damage repair protein UvrX, encoding MVDYSTLPQNKILCVDMKSFYASCSAVMLGLDPLDCYLAVCGNKERQGSIVLAASPRLKKEFGIKTGTRMFEIPNDPRIQIVEPKMATYLRISTEISRVFNRYVPKEAIHTYSVDESFIKVDGADHLWGDAHTIAQKIKDDIEREFQLPCAVGIGPNMLMAKLCLDLDAKKKGVTEWTYEDVQTKLWKVSPLREMWGIGRRVEKTLNSMGIFTVGQLARYDLEKLEKKFGIMGNQLYYHAWGVDLSDLGAPIIQGQISFGKSQILLRDYKEEEEIKAVMLEICEEVARRARTHRKAGRTISLGVGYSQDEFGGGFHRSRTIHHPTNVTMELYRICLELFHEHYSGKTVRQISIAISNIVDDRELQLDLFDMGAYKRRELGYVVDAVRRRFGAGSLLRAVSYTAAGTAKHRATLVGGHKM
- a CDS encoding YolD-like family protein, yielding MIRDRGRIKWTSMMLPEHVKLLRDWVKEDGFEQKREMDEQQLELMNETLSEAIEFDQFVTVTHYRNRNYEIVIGKIHYWDELLQRLHIVDRFEEIHRIPIMNIADIRLTDL